A region from the Salvia splendens isolate huo1 chromosome 15, SspV2, whole genome shotgun sequence genome encodes:
- the LOC121766853 gene encoding protein MIZU-KUSSEI 1-like, translating to MAAYGVTSVHCEKQVRSWRLLRSMAELLLPTCNCIITQENEPQTKQFRHKRSSSSSASGPTTVSGTLYGHRRGKVTLCIQANPISTSPILLLDLAIPTNVLAKEMKGGSIRFAFESGASAGPLLSMPAWTMYCNGRKLGFAVKRKPSRADVELLEKMQNIVDGAGLADDDVTYLRGKFERYHGSSNSDSFHLVDPDAARNGQELSFYFLRSC from the coding sequence ATGGCGGCCTACGGCGTCACCTCCGTCCACTGCGAGAAGCAAGTccggtcttggcgcctcctccGCTCCATGGCGGAGCTCCTCCTCCCCACATGCAACTGCATCATCACTCAAGAAAACGAGCCACAAACCAAACAATTCCGTCACAAgcgatcctcctcctcctccgcctctgGCCCCACCACCGTCTCCGGCACCCTCTACGGCCACCGCCGCGGCAAAGTCACATTGTGCATCCAAGCAAATCCGATCTCAACTTCCCCAATTCTCCTCCTCGATCTCGCCATCCCTACTAACGTCCTAGCGAAGGAAATGAAGGGCGGGTCGATCCGGTTCGCCTTCGAGTCGGGTGCGAGTGCGGGTCCCTTGTTGTCCATGCCAGCGTGGACGATGTATTGCAATGGGAGAAAATTAGGGTTTGCAGTGAAGAGGAAACCCTCGAGGGCTGACGTGGAGCTTCTAGAAAAGATGCAAAACATCGTCGACGGGGCCGGCCTCGCCGACGACGACGTGACGTACCTTCGCGGGAAATTTGAGAGATATCATGGCTCTTCGAATTCGGATTCTTTCCATTTGGTTGACCCGGATGCGGCTAGGAATGGGCAGGAGttgagtttttattttcttcGATCGTGTTGA